Proteins found in one Anopheles aquasalis chromosome 3, idAnoAquaMG_Q_19, whole genome shotgun sequence genomic segment:
- the LOC126575184 gene encoding tryptophan 5-hydroxylase 1: protein MSGSGKGLLGLWLYHSGDQEWAVKEGSPLHRRKEFAKTADHSNGNEGPTRCSDRTSIIFTIKNQIGGLANALRLFQELGINVLHVELNKSGEACDHADVLVDIECDANRLEQVLRLLKREVQSVNYAAQISNDGPPPTPLSACGSFDFGEMHWFPRKISDLDRAQNVLMYGSELDADHPGFKDPVYRKRREQFSAIAHSYKHGNPIPRVQYTPEEIKTWGTVFRELHKLYVKHAVPEYLENWPELVKYCGYREDNLPQLQDINVYLKRKTGFMIRPVAGYLSPRDFLSGLAFRVFHCTQYIRHSSDPFYTPEPDCCHELLGHMPLLANSSFAQFSQEIGLASLGASEDDINKLATLYFFTVEFGLCRQQDGGFKVFGAGLLSSVAELQHAITTPAKIKRFDPEVTCQEECIITSYQNAYYYTDSFEEAKEKMRAFAENIQRPFGVRYNPYTQTVEVLSNAKKITAVVSELRGDLCLVSSALKKVSALDENLDVESIEKLLSSSLHVADKSPNSEGSDPGEKSTAAPGTS, encoded by the exons ATGAGTGGTTCCGGCAAAGGATTACTGGGATTATGGCTGTACCATAGCGGCGATCAGGAATGGGCCGTCAAGGAGGGCAGTCCGCTGCATCGGCGCAAAGAATTCGCT AAAACGGCTGAtcacagcaacggcaacgaggGTCCGACCCGTTGTTCCGATCGCACTTCGATCATTTTCACGATCAAGAATCAGATCGGTGGGCTGGCCAATGCACTGCGCCTGTTCCAGGAGCTCGGCATCAACGTATTGCACGTGGAACTGAACAAGAGTGGTGAGGCTTGCGATCATGCGGACGTTCTGGTCGACATCGAGTGTGATGCCAACCGGTTGGAGCAGGTACTGAGGCTGCTGAAGCGTGAGGTACAGTCGGTGAACTATGCCGCCCAGATCAGCAACGATGGTCCACCGCCGACACCACTGTCCGCTTGTGGAAGCTTCG ATTTTGGCGAAATGCACTGGTTCCCGAGGAAGATCTCGGACCTGGATCGGGCCCAGAATGTCCTGATGTACGGCAGTGAGCTCGATGCGGATCATCCCGGTTTTAAGGATCCGGTGTACCGGAAGCGCCGTGAACAATTCTCGGCCATTGCCCACTCGTACAAGCA TGGTAACCCCATCCCGAGAGTGCAGTACACCCCGGAGGAGATCAAGACATG GGGGACCGTTTTCCGTGAGCTGCACAAACTCTATGTCAAGCACGCCGTCCCGGAGTATCTGGAGAACTGGCCGGAGCTGGTGAAGTACTGCGGTTACCGGGAGGACAATCTACCGCAGCTACAGGACATCAACGTGTATCTGAAGCGCAAAACGGGCTTCATGATACGGCCAGTGGCTGGGTATCTGTCACCGCGCGATTTCCTGTCCGGGCTCGCGTTCCGGGTGTTCCACTGCACCCAGTACATCCGCCACTCGTCCGATCCGTTCTACACACCGGAACC CGATTGTTGCCACGAGCTGCTGGGCCATATGCCACTGTTGGCCAACTCAAGCTTCGCTCAGTTCTCGCAGGAGATTGGACTGGCGTCTCTGGGTGCATCGGAGGACGATATTAACAAGCTGGCCACGTTGTACTTCTTTACGGTCGAGTTTGGACTGTGCCGTCAGCAGGACGGTGGGTTTAAGGTGTTTGGTGCGGGGCTGTTGTCGTCGGTGGCCGAGCTGCAGCACGCGATCACGACACCGGCCAAGATTAAGCGGTTCGATCCGGAGGTGACGTGCCAGGAGGAGTGCATCATAACATCGTACCAGAACGCATACTACTATACGGATTCGTTtgaggaagcgaaggaaaaaatgaG GGCTTTTGCGGAGAACATTCAGCGACCGTTCGGGGTGCGGTACAATCCGTACACGCAAACGGTGGAGGTGCTGAGTAACGCGAAGAAGATCACGGCCGTGGTGAGCGAGCTGCGCGGTGATCTGTGTCTTGTGTCGTCCGCCCTGAAGAAGGTGTCCGCGCTCGACGAGAATCTGGAtgtggaatcgatcgaaaagctGCTGTCGAGTAGTTTGCAT GTTGCTGATAAGAGCCCGAACTCGGAGGGTTCGGATCCGGGAGAGAAATCGACAGCTGCACCGGGCACATCATAA
- the LOC126576334 gene encoding uncharacterized protein LOC126576334: protein MNRPALSIVVGVLCLLPCALTDPRPDFGVQPKIPASDSVNTSFVDAFGQLNDVLDPPINTTLQIDNAKLKVVYKAIQEVQGRFKTFSSALKYEELFTTDNGTTLAFANVISPLTAMFNYLLITFATTVTTPLDEIGFFGIVDELADEFVRFGGGLPLLASQLQGLKESLAKAVLDNGNSTVMTVEFLGKYVKSAAVYKVARAIRNLEAYTPVITYTLDTVYENLLEADRFIDELQAEVNNFANSNGSEYTDAYKLSSDAVELKASSGVAVNLNVSSNLNTALSGNAKFTATSNASTILGKLDALAKKDTSVGDGLLQTEFNATLAAIKSLVGSKTANVNVTTDPTVQALIDVLMGNNKGFGRYCYHKYKDLFSNLFDNGVNSGFECVDKETERLVNLQDIIVELLVQINYDLEGISEQISLCTALSPAPLIDSCVAAISSYYVDLFVAMEQKINTLYTFVTREAIASRSRLLICFELSYYQVAAVDATMITNNVQACARDGPSGTEE, encoded by the exons ATGAATCGCCCAGCATtatccatcgtcgtcggtgtcctCTGTCTGCTGCCG TGTGCGTTGACCGATCCGCGGCCAGATTTTGGTGTTCAACCGAAAATTCCTGCCAGTGACAGTGTGAACACTTCATTCGTAGATGCATTCGGCCAGTTGAACGATGTCCTCGATCCGCCGATCAACACCACACTGCAGATCGACAATGCGAAGCTGAAAGTGGTCTACAAAGCGATCCAGGAAGTTCAAGGTCGATTCAAAACCTTCTCATCCGCCCTGAAGTACGAAGAGCTTTTCACAACCGATAATGGAACGACACTAGCTTTCGCTAACGTCATTTCACCGCTCACTGCAATGTTTAACTACCTTCTTATAACATTCGCAACAACCGTCACAACGCCCTTGGATGAGATTGGATTCTTTGGCATTGTGGACGAGTTGGCGGATGAGTTTGTACGCTTTGGTGGCGGGCTGCCTCTCCTAGCGTCGCAACTGCAAGGACTTAAGGAAAGCCTGGCTAAAGCCGTACTAGACAACGGAAACAGCACCGTTATGACGGTtgaatttttgggaaaatatgTGAAATCAGCGGCGGTGTACAAGGTGGCGCGTGCTATAAGGAACTTGGAAGCGTACACACCGGTTATCACGTACACGCTCGATACGGTCTACGAAAATCTTCTGGAAGCGGATCGTTTCATCGATGAACTACAAGCCGAGGTGAACAATTTTGCCAACAGTAATGGCAGTGAATACACCGACGCCTACAAACTCAGCTCGGATGCTGTGGAACTGAAGGCCTCGAGCGGTGTTGCtgttaa cCTGAACGTGTCATCGAATCTTAACACGGCACTCAGTGGTAATGCGAAGTTCACAGCAACCAGCAATGCGAGTACCATTTTGGGCAAGCTCGATGCTTTGGCCAAGAAGGATACGTCCGTTGGCGATGGGTTGCTGCAAACCGAATTCAATGCTACACTGGCCGCCATTAAGAGCCTCGTTGGCTCCAAGACTGCGAATGTAAACGTCACCACTGATCCGACTGTGCAAGCTCTGATCGACGTGTTGATGGGTAACAACAAAGGCTTCGGTCGGTACTGTTATCACAAGTACAAGGACCTCTTCTCTAACCTCTTCGACAATGGCGTGAACAGTGGGTTCGAGTGTGTGGACAAGGAGACCGAACGATTGGTCAATCTGCAGGACATCATCGTGGAGCTGTTGGTTCAAATCAATTACGATCTGGAAGGCATCAGCGAGCAAATTAGTCTGTGCACCGCGCTATCACCTGCTCCGCTTATCGATTCATGTGTAGCGGCG ATTTCCAGCTACTACGTGGACCTGTTTGTGGCAATGGAGCAGAAAATCAACACGCTGTACACGTTCGTAACGAGGGAAGCCATCGCCAGCAGGAGCCGTCTGCTGATCTGTTTCGAGCTGTCCTACTACCAGGTAGCCGCCGTGGATGCAACAATGATCACCAACAATGTGCAGGCTTGTGCAAGAGATGGTCCTTCCGGTACCGAGGAATAA
- the LOC126577040 gene encoding uncharacterized protein LOC126577040: protein MESLVGVPNSHLLVHLARSLAGVLISLIARVSNECPQQLESFRRALVPLYQVVGDFLGRTPYDQTLPSNSSSHSLILRDAPPFRTLPSMGPSHHQTDDFRPRITGSHDATVNSRLVNDDDEDIRPPLTPPGGGPWSHRNVGSPIGYTSTPLHRTPARPRPRQPEQFALINQLLTAMSTSEDGGGITHATDQFANDPIFRHRLLAELDQLRALVDRGSDQRRPASPTVAALMGRIERAEITLSTLVHNLEHLHNVTMSHTDE from the exons ATGGAGTCATTGGTTGGCGTTCCAAATTCCCATTTGCTGGTCCATCTGGCCCGCAGTCTCGCCGGTGTGCTAATCTCGCTAATTGCTCGCGTCAGCAACGAGTGCCCTCAGCAGCTCGAATCGTTCCGCCGGGCGCTGGTGCCCCTCTATCAAGTGGTTGGCGATTTTCTTGGCCGAACACCGTACGACCAAACGCTACCGAGCAACTCTAGCAGCCACAGTCTGATCCTGCGGGATGCACCACCCTTCCGAACGCTACCATCGATGGGACCGTCG catcatcagacAGACGACTTTCGCCCAAGGATTACCGGTTCACACGATGCGACCGTGAACTCACGGCtagtcaacgacgacgacgaagacatcCGGCCTCCCCTGACGCCACCGGGAGGGGGACCGTGGTCGCATCGCAACGTGGGGTCACCGATCGGGTACACGTCGACCCCGCTCCACCGTACACCGGCGCGACCCCGTCCCCGTCAACCGGAACAGTTTGCACTCATCAATCAGCTGCTGACAGCGATGAGCACCTCGGAGGACGGAGGAGGCATTACCCACGCCACCGACCAGTTCGCCAATGATCCCATCTTTCGCCACCGACTGCTCGCCGAGTTGGATCAGCTGCGGGCGCTGGTGGATCGCGGTAGTGACCAGCGGAGGCCAGCGTCGCCGACCGTTGCCGCTCTGATGGGGCGTATCGAGCGGGCGGAAATTACGCTGTCGACCCTGGTCCACAATCTGGAGCATCTACACAACGTAACGATGTCGCATACGGACGAGTGA
- the LOC126577716 gene encoding ras-like protein family member 11B, whose amino-acid sequence MTTRGIRRKKSYLAEIKVAVIGAPGVGKSALTVRFLTKRYIGEYDHQAENRHKYEIMVDGEAVLCEIWDTCPKVEENAEALNLTAGSESVQWADGLLLVYSITDRDSFNYIRRAKEELPSDTPVALVANKVDMVHLRQVSTEEGDILAKDFECKFCEISAAEHVFPVADAFLELCREVLTAKRKSKQSFIDKIDRMLSGSRAYNRGKSDSISPKD is encoded by the exons ATGACCACCCGGGGCATTAGGAGGAAAAAGTCCTATTTGGCGGAAATCAAGGTGGCCGTCATCGGGGCGCCCGGTGTCGGCAAAAGCG CGCTAACAGTCCGGTTCCTTACCAAACGATACATCGGCGAGTACGACCACCAGGCAG AAAATCGACACAAGTACGAAATCATGGTCGACGGTGAGGCGGTCCTGTGCGAGATCTGGGACACCTGTCCAAAG GTCGAAGAAAATGCGGAAGCCCTCAACCTGACGGCCGGCTCGGAATCGGTACAGTGGGCGGACGGACTGCTACTCGTTTACTCGATCACCGATCGCGACTCGTTTAACTACATCCGGCGGGCGAAAGAGGAGCTCCCGAGTGATACGCCGGTCGCGCTCGTTGCCAACAAGGTCGACATGGTGCACCTGCGCCAGGTCAGCACGGAAGAGGGTGACATACTGGCGAAGGATTTCGAATGCAAGTTCTGTGAAATTTCGGCCGCCGAACACGTCTTTCCGGTGGCCGATGCGTTCCTCGAGCTGTGCCGTGAGGTGCTGACGGCGAAGCGTAAATCGAAGCAAAGCTTCATCGACAAGATCGACCGGATGCTGAGTGGGTCGCGGGCGTACAACCGGGGCAAGAGTGATAGCATCTCGCCCAAAGATTGA